The genomic segment tttaaaaacctgCATGAATTGACTTtcagggtatttttaaaaatatttttttagagcagttttagattcacagcaaaattaacaaggtacagagatttccacagcaacaacaaaaataaataaatgagacctgatcaaatttaaaaacttctgcacagccaagcaAATTATCACTAGcgtgaacagacaacctgcagaatgggagaaaatattcacatgttacacatccgataaagggctgataactagaatctgcatagaactcgggaaaattaacaagaaaaaatcaaccccattaaaatgtgggcaaaggacatgaacagaaacttttcaaaaggagacagactaatggccaacaaacatatgaaaaattgctcagcATCTATAATCAtcagcaaaatgcaaatcaaagccacaatgagatatcacttaactccagtgagaatggcttttattaaaaagttccaaaacaacaaatgttggtgtggatgcagagagataggaacactcatacactgctggtgggactgcaaactagtgcaacctctgtggaaagcagtatggagatacctcaaagaggtacaggtagaactaccatttgatccagcaatcccattactgggtatttacccaaaggaacaaaagacattctataaaaaagacatctgaggccaggcacggtggctcacacctgtaatcctagcactctgggaggccgaggtgggcggatcgcttgagctcaggaattcgagaccagcctgagcaaaagcaaaaccccgtctctactaaaaaaaaaaaaatagaaaaaaattatctggccaactaaaaatatatagaaaaaattagccggacatagtggtgcatgcctatagtcccagctcctcaggaggctgaggcaggaggatcgcttgagcccaggagtttgaggttactgtgagctaggctgacgccatgggactctagtctgggcaacagagcgagactctgtctcaaaaaaaataaataaaatacaataaaagatatgtgcactagaatgtttatagcagcacaattcacagttgcaaagatgtggaatcaacccaagtgcccatcaacacctgagtggattaataaaatgtggtgtatgtataccatggagtgctactcagccacaaaaacaatggtgatctagcacctcttgtactatcctggatagagctggagcccattctactaagcaaaGTGtgacaacaatggaaaaacaagcacttttcacgctggcttctttcatttagtgatatgcatgtactcaccattaaattggtactaatcgatcaacacttacgtgcatgTATGGTAGTAACATCtgtcgggtgtcgggcaggtcgGGGGGAGgagataggtaaattcacacctagtgggtgcagTGCGTGCTCTCTGgggttgggcacacttgtagctctgatttgggtgatgcaaaggcaatttatgtaaccaaagtatttgtacccccgtaatattctgaaatcataaaaagaagGTACAGAGGTTCCCCGTGTACTCCCTGCCCCCACGCAGGTACAGCGGCCCCCGTTATCAGCACCCCCCTTGGAGTGGTCCATGTGTTACAGCTGAGGAACCTAGACCGACACATCACAGTTGCCCAGCCTGCAGTACACGCAGGGCCCACTCTCCATGTTGTGGATTCATGGGTCTGAACAAGTGTCACGACATGAATCTACCCTGCATGTCACACACCGTAGCTTTACTCCCTGAGaatctgtgctctgcctgttcatccctccctcgTGCCCACCCTTGGAAACCACGGATCCTTTTGCTATCTCCATggtcttgccttttccagagtaTCATGTCGCGGGAATCATCAGTACACGGCTCTtcacactggcttctttcatttagtgatatgcatttaaggttccccCGTGCCCTCATTTCTACTTAGCACCGAGTAATATTACAGACATTGagttttattgaatgtttttttctgcatttcttgAGGTAGgcatgtgatttttctcctttaatctgttaatgtAATGAAttagtgcatttaaaaatattaaactaaccTTGCATTCCTTGAGATTAATCCAAAGTGAGCATACTGTATTGTCTTATAGCTGCAGAATGGGATTAggttgtatttttcctttcttgtaatgtccctctttggttttgttttttagttttttatttttttaaagagacagggatcttgctatattgaccaggctggccttgagctcctgggctccaagGGTGTTCCCATCctagcctcacgagtagctgggacagcaggagtgccaccacacacagctttGTCcctgtctggttttgatatcaagaTTATGCTAGTCTTGTAAAATTTTTCTCCAGAAAAATTTGCACAGTATTTGGATTATCTGTTCCTTGGAATTTATGGTAGAACTTGCCTGTGAAAATACCTAAGCTTGGTTTCTCtgtggtaagttttttttttttttgagttgggaTCTGGcgatgctgcccaggctggagtgcagtggcgcagtgacagctccctgcagcctcccactcctgggctcagggattctcctgcctcagaccccgggtagctgggaccacagatggGCCACTGAGCTCCGCGAGCAAAAGTGTTTGTCCCTGTTCTGTCTGGTTGCTTCCCTGTATTAAGAAACGTGTCCAGTATATACTCaaaaatatatcttaatataatttaagagaatttcttccttccctattctttgtattaattcttctatttgtttttccaaattctGAAGTTTAATGCTTAATTCATTACTTTCGAGCTCTTCTCCTTCCCATTGTGAGCCCGCAAGTGTCCGCATAGCTCCCGCCAGTCCCTGTGTGTGAGGCACGCTCCTCTCGTTTGTGTTTACGTGGTTTTTTCATTCCCatgatgatttcttctttgacacacAGGTTGTTTAGAGGTGAGTATTTTCATATGCAAAAGTcgggctttttaaaattctctttttcatgttgCTGTCTGGCTCACCGGCCCTGTGGTTCGCTCGAGGAGTCTGTGGGAGTGCAGTTGTTCCACAACAAATGTTCCACATGCGCTGGGAAAAAAGGTCTAGTCTCCAATTAATGAATGCATTCCTCGGTCTATATCTGTCCATTAGATCAACGTAATTAATAACGTTCAGATACGGTATCCTATCAATTATTAAGATATCTATATTAAAATTTCCCGCTGTAATGGTGGATTTGTCAATTTCTCCTTGTAGTGCTGACACGTcttggtataaataaataaatatatttgttttttaaaatacttatgttTTATCTCAcctttttattgtaaaatgatTATAGATCACAGGAGTCTGCAAAGCAATGTACGCAGACGCTCCCCGCAcccccccagcctcccccaaTGGGAACGTCTTCCCCAGCCCGGCAGTAGCAGACGGAGAAACTGAGGCCGACGCAGTCCGCAGGGCTCGTCTCAGTTCCCACGTGTGCGGCTGCGTAGCTCCGTGTGACTCTGTCCCCTGTGCAGCCTGTGTAGCCACCACAGCCAAGAGCTCAGCCTTCCTGCCAGCCACGCCTGCTCCCCCCCAGTCCTCAGCCGCAGCCACCGAGAGTCTGCTCCCCTGCCCTGTGCTGTGGCAGGGCTGAGTGTGAGTGAACCCCGGGAATACAGCCTTTCCAGACTGGCTTTTATCACTCAGCGTCATCTAGAGGTTCTTCCAAGTTGCTGCGCGTGTCACTGGCTGGTTCCTTTtcgtggctgaatagtattccgtgGTGGCGGTGTGCCATGGTTTGCTTAACCTCTCACCCACGGAGAAACATctgggtagtttccagttttaGGCTGTAAAACAGAtcaaactgctatgaacattcacgtacGTGTTCCTGCATGAAAGTGAGTTCGTGTGTCTGGGACAGATGCCCGAGAGTGCGATTATATGTggattagtcagagttctccagagaaatagaaccggGGGCGGCGGGTGAGGGGGGGGTGGACAGATGGTTATTTTAAAGAACTGGCTTGCACAGCCGTGGGGGCGGACAAGTCTGAAGTCCGCAGAGCCGGCCGGCAGGTTGGAGACCCGGGCAAGAGTCGATGTTGCCGTCTGGAGACCACACTCCTTCCCCTTTGGGGGGCTGCACTCTTCTCTTAAAGCCTTCAGCtggttggatgaggcccacccacactatGGAAGGGACTCTGCTTTACTCAgaatctactgatttaaatattaatcacatctaaaaaataccttcacggCAACATCTACACTAGCATTTGCTCAAGCGCCAAGGCACGCGCAGGCTCACACACACAGTTAACCACCGCGCGCTGCAAGTTGATTTTACTTTTGAACGCAATCGCCAAATTGTTTTCCCACGTCTGTGTCATTTTACAGCCCCCAGCACATGTGAACactctgatttctccacatctttgccgaCGTGGGTGTTGCCACTGTATTTCATTTTGGCCATTCTGGTTGGGGTGCAATCTCTCGTGGTAGTCTTAATttgcatcatttttctttctttctttttttttttttttgagacagagtctcactctgttgcccgggctagagtgccgtggtgtcagccttgctcacagcaacctcaaactgctgggctcaagcgatcctcctgcctgagcctcccgagtagctgggactacaggcatgcgccaccatgcctggctaattttttctatatatttttagttgttttggctaatttctttctatttttagtagagatgggtctcactcttgctcaggctggtctcaaactcctgtgctcaaatgatccttccgccttggccttccagagtattaggattacaggcgtgagccaccacgcccggccttaatttgcatttttctaatggctaatgatgttgaacatctttgcatgtgcttatttgccGTTATAGATCATCTTTggtgaaatatttgcatatcttttgtgaattatatattttgaggttATGTTATTGGGTGATTACAAGTTtaagattgttatatcttcctgggGAATTGAGGTTTTTATTATTAGGCAGTGCGTCTCTCTCTTTATGATTAGTAAAATCTCTTGCCTTGgaatctattttgttttatatttataaaactactcaaacttttcttgttttttggtgtttttatattttaggtgTGTCTCTTAAAACAGCTTAATCTGACTTTCTAAAAATCCAATCTGACAACTTTGTCTTTTAACTAGtgagtttaattcatttatgtgAATTGTGATTACTAATCTATTTCTACCATTTTGTTatgtgttttctgaatttttttttacttcctcaggttgaatttctttttctttttctcatcccatccccctccccctgtTTAGAAGGTATAATAGTACAGCTGTTATTTTACCCAGTTCTCCTAGTTCTTGTGACATACATACTTAATGAAATCTAAAGTTAATCAATACATTTTTCCTCCTTCTGAACATTAAAGTGCCTCAGAACACCTTAGCTCCCATCACTTCTCCTTATGTATATGCCATATggacattattttatgtatttatgtatttgtttgtttatttgttttagagacagagtctcactctgtcacccaggctgaagtgccgtggcgtcattacagctcacagcagccttgaacccctgggctcaagtgatcctcctgcctcagcctcccgagtagctgggaccacaggtgccaccaccacactcagctacaTGGACATCATTTTAGTTCTATCTTGTTTTCCCCCacaaagtaggtactattattatcagaTACAATATTTGCTTAGATTTTCCTACATGTTTAATTTGTGTGtcggttttaaaatatgttctgggGATTATCTGACACCCTTCCCTTGAAAAGGTGGAGCCTAATGCCCCTGCCCACCTTGAGTAAGGGCTGGGCCTAGTGACTCGCTTCTAATGAACAATACTTCACAAGTGACTTCTGAGACTAGGCCATACAAGGCAGGTGGCTTCTTTCTGGCTGTTCCTCTAGGGAAGCCAGCTGCTATGCTGTGGGAACGTCCAAGCAGCCCCCTGGAGACAAGAAACCGAGGCGTCCTGCCAACAGCTGTGCGTGTGAGCATCCTGGACGTGGGGCTGCGGTCCCGGCCGAGCCTTCCGATCACAGCAGCCCTGCCAGTGTCGTCACCGCAGCCTCCTGAGACCTCACGTCAGAACCACCCAGCGCAGCTGCTCCCAAAGTCCTCACCCACAGCAACGGCAAGAAAATAATTGTTGCTTTAGGCCAGGAAGTTTTAGGATCATTTGTTACATAGGAAAAATAACTAACTTGTCTTTATTAATGATTCTTTCTTGAACTTTACCTTCTCCTGAAGCACTTCCTGTGGAATTTCCTTTAGTAAAGTTCTGTTCACGCTAAGCTCccaatttttgtttgaaaatgtttcattttgccCTCATCCTTAAGAGACAGTTTCTCTAAGTATGGACTTGCAGATTAGTCAGCATATTGTCCTCGCCATCGAAGACATCACCTCACTATGGCCCCGATGCTGTCCTGGCACTTCCTTTGTAGGTGGGTTATTTTCCATCTCTTGACTGGGCAGGGTGGCACACTGGTAgtcccagaactctgggaggctgaggtgggaggatcgctcgagcccaggggttggaggctgcagtgagctgtgattgcaccactgctctccagcctgggcaagaacaagaccctgtctctaaaaaaatgaaaataggctgagctcagtggctcatgcctgtagccccagcactcggggaggccgggagtctgagaccagccagagcaagagtgagaccctgtctcataaaaaatagaaaaattagctgggcatggtagtcccagctactcaggaggctgaggctgcaggatctcttgagcccaggagttggaggctgaagtgagctgtgatgacgccactgcactctacccaggacgaccctgtctcaaaggaaaaaaaaaatcctttttcttacAACAGAAGGGTCCGTTTGCTGTCTATGGCAAATCTATCTTGCCCTTCCTTAAAAAAACTTCGTTTCATActtgcctttaaaaatatatatatatatatatatatatatatatctctagaTTCTTTTATGATCTCATAAGACAAGGTCTACATTTCTTCTTATTCATCCTAACTGGCATTTATTGGGATTCCTgtcaattctggaaaattctaagCCAGTTTCTCACCATAAACGGCTCCTCCTTCCCTATCCTGTCCTCCAGGAAACCCAACCAGACCAAGACCACCCATCACCCAGGACCCTCACCTCTACCAGGTTTCCTCTCCCTGGATAATTTTCTGAACTTTCAGTTCACTGTATCTTTCAGCTGTGCTGaaaatttttatcaatatttagTCAGTTTAATTGAATTTTTCGTTTCAATTAgatgagtattttttatttctagaagttctatttgattctttttcataCATGGTTGGTCTTTTTGTGAAAGATTATACTTTGTAAGGAATGAGACTATAAAGACTATTCCaagattcttttatttctttagatacAGAAAACATCATTTGTATTCTCTCTGATAATCCCGGCATCTGAGTGTCCACAGATTCTACCTGCTGTTCCTGCTGGCTCTCACGGTACATCATTTCCTTGTGTTTGCAAGTGTTTTTTTAACTGATGCTCATTTTCTCTGGGACTCATTTATCAACAGGAAACGCTCAGGCCTGGTGAAACTGTTCCTTCAGAGCAGATTCTCAGCCAGGGGTGATTTTTGCCCCCTCGGGGACACATAGCAACATCTGGCGACATTTCTGAGGGTCACGActgagtgtgtttgtgtgctgGTGCGCACCCTACTGGCATCTCgtggacagaggccagggatgccgcCCCCCTGCCGAAACGACCGACAGCCGCCTCCATGGAGACCTTCCGGTCCCGGACTTCACCAGGGCTGGGCTCCAGAGAGGACCTGCATTGGCTTCTGCAGGTGGCCTGGGCCTGGCCAGTCTGGGACCACTTTAAATTCTGCCCTCAAGGTCTCCGGGGCCACACATGCAGTCTGATTCCAGGCTGCAAACTCAGGAGATCTACTGTTTTCACCCCGCATGGACACCAAAGCCAGGAGCCGCACTGGATTGTTTCCCGTTCACCCTTCCGCTGCAGGGCCCAGcttcctgggggcgggggggggggtgtctggTGGACATCACCCTGGGGCAGACGCTGTGCTCTGTCCCCGGCCTGCGGTTCTGTGAAGATGTCGGGGTGCAGAATCCCCAGGGCACGGCTGACACCCTCGGGGGCAGACTCCGTGGACTGGAGGGACATGGGCAAGGAGGGTTTCTCCCTGGCCGGTGCTGGCCTAACCACTGCCCCACAAGCCCACCCTTTCCTGCCTGGGAGGTCTAGGCCTGGGCTAGCTTAGGAACCCACTCCTATCCTCAGAGGAAGGTGGCTGCCCCTGGGCTGAcctgggtccccccccccccccgggacaCAGCAGCAGGACCAGCACAGCAGGGAAGTGACGCTGCAGGCTGCTACCTGCAGGACAGTCCACCGCTGCAGAGGGAGCTGCCGCTGCACCTGCCGGGCCCTCCTGTGAGACGGGCTGCCTGGGGCTGCACGCCCAACTGCTCGGGGCACTCGGGGTCTCTGCACTCACATACACCGACGCCCTGCGCTGGGGACCCTGGGCCGCAGACCCGCCTGTGATGCTGCTGTGCCCTTGGCTCTTGGCACGGCCCGCTAGGCCAAGCTGAGCAGGGCCCCCCCAGAGGGAAGGGCCGGGGCAGGGAGTGACAGAGGCCCCCCAGCCTCTTCTGTGCCCTGCGGTCCTGCTTTTCTGTGGCTGGAGGGAACCTGGCGCCCAAACCTGGGGCCAAGCTGGGTGTGGCGGGATGGAGGTGTGAGGTCCCCAGACCCTGGTAACTTTGAATGCTTTGGGGTGGGCCCCAGGGGGCAAGCTCTCCCCACAATATCCCTCAGGGCCCATCTGTGGGCCCAGGCTGACACCCCTTCTGGGGACAGGATCCTCCCTGGCAGGGGCACACCCCAGCCACCCTGGTGACGGCCAAGCTGCCCAGCAGGTCCAAGGCCCAGAGCCTGGGTCACAGTTTGCTCTGTGGGGCTCGGCTGGGCAGAGTCCTGCCCGGGAGGGATGAAGACGGTCACTTTAGGATCTGGGGTCTGCGGGGAAGGTGAAAGCAGGCTAAGCTCCGGGCCCCACTCCAGGAGCATGCCTGGCCTGTTCTGGCTGCAGCCACACAGGAACCCTGACTGGCAGCCCTGTGGCTCCCCCCACCCAGCGGGCACAGGCAGAGCCCCCCTCTGAGAGGCAACGCCAACCTGTCTTGGTGCCCTTGGTTGAGGGAAGGAAGCTGCTCTTGGGCCCCTTGACTGCCTGGGTGCCCCAGGTCCCCCGACCACGCCCAGGGCCCGCGGCCGCACCCACCCCATGCCTGGGGGGTACCCGGGGGGGCAGGTGGACTGCGCCCGCCTGATGCCCTCTGCTGGCCGCTGTCGGAAGTGCAGCCTGGTGTGGCCAGTACCTTTTACTAGAGACCAGGCCCTGCAgcgacaggacaggacaggacaggacaggacttGAAGGCTGTACACGTGGGCGCAGGGCTACCACagctctgccctgcccagggctgcctgaGATCTGGTAAACACCAGGAGGGGTCGCCCACTGTCCACTGACAGTGGTAATAGCAGCTTCAGGCTgtgccaggacaacagagcacCGCCCAGCTCAGAGCCCGAGGCCAGAACCAAGTCAGTCTGGGCACGCAGGCCAGTCTGGGGGCTCCGCCTGGGACAGGCCTCAGGTAGCCCAGATGGCAAGGGCGGAGGGAGGACGCCCATTCAAGGGCTGTGTCCAGGCTGGCAGGGTGGTCTTCAGCTAGAGAGGCTGGAGCCAAGGGGGTGCCCGCCGGGCTCAGGCCACGCCGGGCCCCAAGGGGCCGGGGTCTGCTCACGGTGGCTAGATGAAGGTGGAGTCCAGAGGCCCAGCGCCCTGCTGGCTCAGGGCACGCGCCTCAAACAGCTGCTTGATGAGGGCAGACTTCTCCTGCTCCAGCTGGGTGATGCGCTCACTCTTGTCGGTCACCTCCTGGGCAGACGGGCAGTCAGTCGGGCCCGCCGGGCCTcggccccccccacccctccccgcaCCTCACCTGGGTGAGGAGCCGGTTCTGCTCCTTCAGCATGAGGATGGTCTGCTGCTGCcagccgggggccgggggcgaggcgggggccagggcagggcacgGGAGCCCCAAGGACGACGTGGGCAGAGCCTGCGGGAAGGCACGGTCAGGCAGGCCTGGACGAGGGCGAGGGGCCCtgagctgggcctgggctccagtgtggggctgggggcggggggcactcACCCGGCCGGCACAGGCCGCAGCCAGCAGCTCCCCCAGGCACTGGGCCACCTCCTGTACCTTGGGCAGCAGCTGTCCCAGTGGGCGAGGGCTCCCCACAGCTCCAAAGTCCTGGGAGGAAAGCAGAGGACGGGTGGTCAGAGAGAAGGGCTGGGGCCCGCACAGCGGTCCCCACAAGTTGCACTCCTGTCCCCTCAAGTTGCTGCTCAGAGCCTCGAGGGCACAGGGGCTGCTGCTGGTGGGGGAGGTCTACCGAGGGTGCCTGAGGTCCTCGGAGTGGGGCAGCCACTGCGGGAGGAGGGGTGTACCTGTGCCCTGGGGGAAGGGACGGCCACcctgcctggggacagggagcCCAGAGCCCCAGGGCAGCAGTACTCACGGTGCTGGCTCTGCTCTGGCCCAGGCGGCGCTGGCGCTCCTGCACTcgctgcagctgctgctggtaCCAGTCGCGGCCCCGAGCCATCATCTCCAGGCCCTGCAGGAgcacctccctctcctgctccagcTCCTTCAGCTGCTTCAGCTGTGACACGCGCACGAACGTGGGAATGCCACATGCCTGTGAGCCCGCATACATCTGTGCGTGCCTGCACGCGCCCACGTGTGCACCCAGAGCCACAGGTGTGCAAGCTGaggtgcacacacaggcacaggtACCTCGGCACGTGTGTAGGTTTGCAAACACACGCACCAGTGCACGGCAGCCCGCTCCTGAGACACTGCACACGCATGACCCCGCGTGCCTGCGCACTGCGAGCAGAGttcctcctcctgggccctggcTCTCTCGGCCCCTCTACTCAGGCTTCCCCAGGGGGGTGACTGACCCTGAGCTTAGCAGCACTCTAGGGGTTCGCCTGTGGTGAGCGCACAGCTGCTGAGCTGGGCTGGCCTGCAAGGGTGACCCCGTGAAGCAGCTGGGCAGGGCCCATGCCACTGTCACCACACGTGCCTAAAGAACCTCTTGACCTTTCTCTGCCTGACATGGGCGGACCATGCCTCTGGTGGATTCAAGCCCAGGGAGGGAGAGGTTTAGAACCAACCAATGCTCCCCCCACaggctccccctccccagcctctggcccaCACTCACCAGGCCACAGTCCACGCCGTTGGTGATGGTGTGCCTCCGACGCTCCCCTCGGGGGCGGGGCGCCCGCCGCACATCCCCCAAGCCTACCTCCGCCGCGCTGCAGGCCACTGCACCTGTCGCAGAGAGGCACAGGCCTGGCTCACCTCTGGGCCTCCTGGTTCCACTACAGGTGCAGTGGCCCCGTCAACTTAATCCATCCTCCGAGGTCCCAGGcactggcctggcctggctggggtATGGTCCCCACTCGACTGCCTCGGCTCCCCTCACACCAAACTCCCCATCTACAGAAGTGGGGTGCAGGTGTGGAGGAGGGTACCCTCCCTTGGTCCTCAGCCTGTCCCCAGCACCAGGCTCATCCTTGGAGGCCATGCCCCTGGTGCCCAGGCCACAGGAGTGGTGGGAGGTGCAAGAATCAGCCCAGGTGTGTCTGGTAAGGAGCAGAGTTCAAGTTGCAGCCTGCTGTGCGGCTCCAGGCAGGGCAGCAGGAGGGTGCACAGCCATGCTCCTGCCTCCAGGAGGCCCGGGCACGGGGGTACAGACAGGATGCCTGGGCCTGCTCTCACAGCCGAGTCCGAGTCCGAGTCCATAGGGCAGCTCCCAACCCTAAGATGACGCAGGCAGAGTGTCCAGCTGGTCGACCAGCAGATGGAGGCCGGCCTGCCCCAGCCAGGGCCCTGAGCCAGCCTGGGGCACACACTCAGCCCTACATGAGGACAAGGAAGGAGGCCCTGAACCTCTGGGCTGGGGACTTAGGAGGCTGTGTATGTTGGGGGGCTTTACTGGGGAGGTGGGCTGAACTTGGAGCTCCAGGTTTGGTACCCAAAAGCCAGTTCTGTCAGTCAGCATGCCATGCCCCTtgcctgggccttggtttccccatcggAGGGTGATATTTGGAACCCTGCCCTGTGGCCAGGGTGGTGACCAGTGTGAGCACTGCCTTGCAGTGCACACTGGCCGTGTGGCCTTCAGAGGGGTGAGGTCACTGCCCTAGTGCCACATGGGGTGTCAGGGTGGAGGAGGGCCGGACCATGGGCCTGTGGCCTCCAAATCCCAAACCTGTCCATTGCGCGAAATCCACGGCTGATTTCAAACCACACAACCACATGATGACACTGACCCTGCGTTTGGAGCCAGCTACACCCAGGAGCCTCCCACACAACAGGGACAGGGAGGCTGAGTGGTGAGGCACTGGGGAGCCCCTAGCCTGGCTTGGGGCGGCTGGATCAGCTCAGCAGAGACACCAGGGGCCACTGCAGCTCCAAGCACCAGCTACAGGGCTGGACAATGTGGCGGGGATGGGGGAGAGGTCCTGCAAGGCTGGCAGAGCTGTGGGCAGCACAACAGGGGCCGGCAGCTGCCGCCGGCAGCTGCCACCGGCAGACAGGCCTGCACCTGGCGGACACGTGCACAGGCTCAATGGGCTGGGGCCTGGAGGAGCCTTGGGCTCCTCTGGgagcctgccccctccccccaccccagccataaTGCAGGTCCTGTTCCCAAGGCaggtgctggggggggggggcagacaGGGGGCCATTCAGCAGCCTCCTGTTGCTGCCAACTGGACCGGAAGCCAGGAGAGCAGCCTGCCAGCCTTCCCCAGAGACCATGGTCTGTGTCCCTCTGGCATCCACCATAGAGCAGCCCCCGGGCTGTGCAGGAGACCCACACACCCCTTTGCTCTTCCTGGCAACAGGGCCAGGTCCTCAGGGCCACCTGCAGCAGGTGCTGCCCGCCCTGGCCTCGGTGGACAGCATTGGGCCCAGCCCTCTCCGCGGAGCTGTCATACTGAGAAGGACCCTGCGGCCACTTGGCCACAGCCTGGGGGACCCACTCTTCTGGAGGGAAGCACCTCTGCCTAAG from the Eulemur rufifrons isolate Redbay chromosome 7, OSU_ERuf_1, whole genome shotgun sequence genome contains:
- the SAPCD2 gene encoding suppressor APC domain-containing protein 2; this encodes MAGAAMAERGRAPPPAPPAPGTEGLPRAFLQSLRTLFDILDDRRRGCVHLREIESRWHGADARELPRGVLEGLRRAAPASGYLTFERFVAGLRTSLPSPDGGPRGPAHAPARPGDPPPPPQRLVFAPADEPRTVLERKPLPLGARPPPTGPGGAARSPEKLCGPAEAAPCPAEPERPHSAALERSPSADAGAVACSAAEVGLGDVRRAPRPRGERRRHTITNGVDCGLLKQLKELEQEREVLLQGLEMMARGRDWYQQQLQRVQERQRRLGQSRASTDFGAVGSPRPLGQLLPKVQEVAQCLGELLAAACAGRALPTSSLGLPCPALAPASPPAPGWQQQTILMLKEQNRLLTQEVTDKSERITQLEQEKSALIKQLFEARALSQQGAGPLDSTFI